The DNA region ATCTCCCTTTTTTGTATAAGGAAATCATCAGTGAATCTTTTCGATTGGAGCTATAGCGGATAGCAGAACTTCTGGAACCGACGTAAGTAAGACTTGCTTTTCGAAACAGTTTTTGACTTAACGCCATCGGGCATCAGTTTAATTTGCTTGTTTGGATTTGTGATCTTTTTTCTGATTAATCATTTGATTTTAAGAAATATATTGTTACTTTTGCATCCCCGTAATATACCTCGGGATTAAAAAAATTAAAACATAATTTATAACAATGAATCAGTACGAAACTGTTATCGTTCTAACCCCATTGTTATCTGAAGAGGCTGCAAAAGAGGCATTAGCTAAATTTAAAGCAGTTCTTACTGATAACGGTGCCGAAATTATCCAGGAAGATAATTGGGGTTTGAGAAAATTAGCGTATCCGATTGATAAAAAATCAAACGGTTTTTTTAGCTTAACTGAATACAAATCTTCAGGAGAGTTGATCGCAAAATTAGAGCTTGAATTAAAACGCGATGAGCGTGTGTTACGTTTCTTAACTATCCGTTTAGATAAACACGCAGTTGCTTACAATGAGAAAAAGCGCAGCGGTGCTTTTAACAAAAAAACTAAGGAGGTTGCAGCGTAATGGCAAGAGAACAAATTCAATACGTAACTGCCCCTAAAGTAGAGGACAATCGTAAAAAATATTGCCGTTTCAAGAAAAACGGAATCAAATATATCGATTACAAAGACGCAAACTTCTTGTTGAAGTTTATTAACGATCAAGGTAAATTGTTACCACGCCGTTTAACTGGTACTTCGTTAAAATTTCAACGTAAAGTGGCTCAGGCCGTTAAACGTGCCCGTCACATCGGTTTGTTACCTTTCGTTGCAGATCAATTAAAATAGGAGGCTCAGAGATATGGAAATTATTTTAAAACAAGATATTAAAGGCCTTGGCGAGAAAGATGATGTAGTTACAGTAAAGCCAGGTTATGGCCGTAACTATTTGATCCCTCAGGGATTTGGCGCTTTGGCTACCGTTTCTGCTAAAAAAGTTTTAGCTGAGAACTTAAAGCAAGCTGCTTTTAAACAAGATAAAATTAAGAAAGATGCTGAAGGTGTTGCTGAGCGTTTAACTGATGTTAAACTTTCTATCGGCGCTAAAGCTGGCGAGAGCGGAAAGATTTTTGGAGCGGTAAATACCATCCAAATTGCTGAAGCATTAAAAGCTCAAGGTTTTGAGGTAGATCGTCGTCGTATTACTTTCGAAACTGAACCTAAATTTGTTGGCGAATATGTTGCTAACTTAAACTTACACAAAGAAGTTAAAGTTCAGGTTCCTTTTGAAGTAGTTGCTGAGTAAGCATTCTTTCAAAATATCATTTTAAAGAAGTCAAGTTTTAAAAACTTGACTTCTTTTTTTTTGCCATTATTATCCTTTCGGTGTTGTTGGCCTAATTTCAATCTTGCTTGGCAACGTACGGGCCGGCATGGCCAATAAATCTACAATCAGTTTCCCCATGTCTTCTGGCTGAATCTTCCAGGCATCATTTTCGGCGTCTGGTTGATGGTCGTTGAAGTGACTGGCTACTGAGCCCGGCATAATGGTACTTACTTTTACACCATATTTTCTTAAATCTAACATTATTGCTTGTGTAAAACCCGTTAAGCCAAATTTACTGGCGTTGTAGGCCGCTCCGCCAGCAAAAAAGTTCGTTCCGGCTAAGCTCGAGATCGTCAAAATGTAGCCTTGTGCTTTTTTAAGTTCTTCAATACTCGCTTTAATGCTATAAAATACCCCGGTAAGGTTTGTATCAATCGTTTCTCGCCATAGGTGTGGTTCCAGCTCGTCAATTGGTGCAAAATGACCCACACCAGCATTAGCGATCAGTACATCTAACTGGCCCCATTTTTCGACGATGAGGTTTACCGCATCCTGTTGAGATTGAAAATCGACTACGTTAGCTTCAATAGCCAAAACATCGCCATGGGCAGCCAATTTTTGCGCAGCATCGTTTGCGCTTGCAATTGTTCTGCTGGTTATGGCCACACGGTAGCCTGCTTTTAAAAGTGATTCGGCAATGCCATAGCCAATTCCCTTACTTCCTCCTGTAATTAATGCAACTTTCATGTTGTTTTAACGTATGAGATCGGAAAATGTTTATGTAATTGTCCTGATAGTAATCAAAAATGAAAATCAAAAAGCCTTAAATATGCGTTTCGCTTTTCACTACCTTTGCCTCATGACCAAAAAACGTTCTGCAAAGTCAAAAGTTAAACATCCTTTGTTAAAAAGGATTACCAACATTGCGACCAAAGTTTTCCTTTATTTTTTGCTGGTTTCAGTAATTTGGGTGATTGCTTATCGCTTTATTAACCCTCCAATTACCTTGTTAATGGTTTTGCGTAACATTGAGCGCAAAGCGGATGGAAAAAGCTTTAAAACCGAAAAGAAATGGGTTAAGTTTGAAGATATGTCTGACAATATGAAACGGGCAGCCGTTTCGGCCGAAGATCAGCTATTTTTAAAACATATTGGTTTCGATATGAAGGCCATTGAAAAAGCTTTTGCGAGCAATAAAAAGGGCAAGAAAATAAAAGGTGGCAGTACGATATCGCAACAAACGGCCAAGAATGTTTTCCTGTGGCCGGGCAGGTCGTACGTTAGAAAGGGTTTCGAAGCATACTTTACCTTGTTGATTGAGCTGTTTTGGAGCAAAGAGCGCATTTTAGAGGTTTATTTAAATGTAATTGAAATGGGCGATGGCATTTATGGTGCCGAGGCCGCAGCGCAGGAGTATTACGGCAAATCGTGCAGGAAACTTACAAAAAGACGGGCTGCTTTAATTGCCGCCTGCTTTCCTAACCCTCGAAGATGGACACCAAAAAATGCAACACCATACATCAGGCATCGCCAGTATTTAATATTGAGAAACATGAACAGATTAGGCCCGCTGGATTTTTAGGCTGTGCGATACTAAGAATGTTATGTTAGATGCTTTGTCGGGCTGAGTTTTTAATTCCCGCCTGACTTATACGGGCAGGTGTGGCATAAAAATCAATTTAAAATAACGTATATTCCTTTTCGTCTTTCCCGCGCAGGCGGGAATCCTACAAGCGAAAACGGAGGTCTACGCATTAGGATCCCCAGTCAAGCTGAGGATGACGATCGCGTATAGTCGGCGTTCCGTTCATTTGGCTACCCGATAAATCGGTTTGTGTTATTTAAATTAACAAATAATCTAAACATTAATTGTAAAATTTAACTTCGAAAAACAATGGGCGTTTATAAGGTTTGTGGAAACACATGCCGAGTACGATGCAGTTGACGCCAACACAATTTAAAGAGATTATGAAAACAAAACCTATCAAATCTTTAGAAGATTACGAAAGAGCTTTAGAAAGATTGGATGTTATTTTTGATGCAGCGCCAGACACTGAAGAAGGTAAAATTGACTATAACTAGTCAAATAAAAGATGAGCGATAAAGAAAGCAAGTTTTGGATTTTATAAATTGCAAGCAAACCTTATCTTGCAGCTTACCATTCAAATAGCTAACCCAATATGAAAATTGAAAATTGTTTACTAAGCGATTCGGACCAGATTATAGCGCTTTATGATGCCGCCAGAAAACTTCAGGTTGAAAGGGGAATGGTGGTGTGGCCTGTTTTCGAAAAATCTTTTATCGAAAGCGAAATAAGGGAAGGAAGGCAATGGAAAATCGTAATTGATGGGACGATTGCTTGTAATTGGGCAACAACGTTTGAGGATAAACAAATTTGGGGCGATAAAGACAACAACGATTCCGTTTTTATTCATCGTTTATGTACCAATCCCAATTTTCGCGGAAATAGATATATCGATAAGGTTGTTGAGTGGGCAAAGAATTACGCAAGGCAATTAGGGAAACAATATGTAAGGCTGGACACCTTGGGAAACAACACCAAATTAATTGAGCACTATACATCGTCGGGCTTCGAATTTTTGGGCATATTCAAACTAACCGACACTTCAACCTTACCGGGCCATTATCAACGTGAGCCAAATTGTTGTTTGTTTGAGCTGAAATTATAACTAATAGCTTTTATCGTATTTATTTTTAGGTGATTGTTTTTTTGTGTATATTATGTTTTGGCAGGTTAGGCGCCATCATAAATTAACATCTTTAAACAAACACAACATGAAAACTACGCTTTTTATTATCTGCTCGTTCTTTTGCTTCGCTGTAAAAGCACAAAATTTAAATAAAGAAGAGAAACGCCAGTTAAAAGCAGACGGAGAAACTCCTATAGCTGCAACAGAACTGGATTTATCGAAAATTTATGGGAGAATACAGATTGTGAATCATTTTGCAGACTACAAAGTAAAGATTGTAGAAAGCTTTGGCGATTTGAAGGTGAAAATCGTCGAGTCGAATGCAAACGCTCCGGGAAAATGGATTATGGTAAACTCTCGGCCAGACTTTAAAATCAAAATAGTAAATAGCTTTGCCGATTTCACAATAAGGTATGTTGAGCGTTCGCCGGGAGTGAGGTAGCCTGAAGGCAAATTCGGTACAAATGTTTTTCGGTTGCAATTTAGAAGGTTTTACGAAAAGTGTTACTTTGAAATAAATTATACACTTTTAAATTATTTTTGCTGGAGTATATTAGGTACTTAAAACTGGAAAATTTACATGAGAAATATTGATGGAAAAAGTTTAGAAAATGCCTATCGGTTGTTTGAATCTAATAACATTGAGAAAATGGAAATTGGAAGCGCAAAGGGCCTTAAACAAATTCACGAGTATCTATTCGCTGGCTTATATGATTTCGCGGGAGAGGTGCGCACAAAAAATATAGCTAAAGGTGGCTTCAGGTTTGCAACTGCCTTATACCTGAACGAGATTTTAGTAAAAATTGAACAGATGCCCGAAAATAATTTTGAAGAAATTATTGCCAAGTATGTAGAAATGAATATTGCCCACCCTTTTATGGAAGGCAATGGCAGAACAATGCGTATATGGCTGGATATGCTGTTAAAAACAAAACTTAAAAAAATGGTTAACTGGCAGTTTGTAGATAAAACACTTTATTTACAAGCCATGGAGAGAAGCCCAATAAACGATTTGGAACTAAGAACCCTGTTAGGTAATAACCTAACCGATGAGATAAACAACAGAGAAGTCATTTTTAAAGGAATAGAGCAATCCTATTATTATGAAGGTTACACAAAAGAAGATGATGACGAATAATCGCCCGTTGCAGTTTTGAAATCGTTACTTAGTCCCATTTAATCCTCACGTCTCTTTTTTTATTCTGATCCTGACCTTTATCCTTATCCTCATCATGATCCTTGTTCCACCTAATTTTGATGCCGCCTTTTCCATCATCAATTGCTTTGAGGTAAAGCACAATTCCCCGCATTCGGGCTTCCCGGCGCTCTGCTTTCGTTAAGTTTTCATCCCCTTTGGGGTTTCTCAATGGAATATCAACGGCAATATTGGTACCATCGCCAAGTGCATAAGTGCCTTTTACATTGAAGTTCATTGCGCTCGAATTAATCTGCATTGGGCTGATATCAATTTTATCTCCCCGAATGGTCAACGTTCCATCTAAATTCCTGATTTTTATATTTTCCAAATTGCGATTCGCAAAGGCAAACTTGCCTACATTTACCATCGGCTCAAAATTAACCAGGGCAGCATTGTTGAGGTTGAAAATTACTTTTCCACTTATCGAGCGGGGCAATATTTTCCCTACATGCGAAATGCGACCTGTAATGTTAACACGCGACGATAAATAACCCATCAGGTTTTTACTGGTAATGGTTTTTTGCCCGAAATTATCAAAAGAATAAAAGAACTCTTTTACGCTAACATGGCTAATTACAGAATTGATTTTAAACAGATTTGAGCTCGACTGTTGAATGATGTTCCCATTCAAAGAAAGTGTTCCACCGGCATGCGCTACGCTGATTTTATCGAAATAAATCCCTTCACCGCGAAGAGAAATATCGGCATTTAGGTTTCTCGCCACAAACTTGTCGTAAATGGCCTTGTCAACTTTTAACTTAATGTTCATTTTTGACACCTCTAAAACATTGCTCAACTGTTTCGAAGCTGCTTTCATCGAACTGCCAGATGAGGCGCTTTTTTGCTTCATGCGTGGTCCCAAAATAGGCAGAAACTCGTTTAAGTACAGTTGCGGGCTGTGCATAGTTAAATTAACCAAAATCTTATCCGGATCGGTATAGTACAGGTTGGCAAAGTTGGCGATGTTACAATTTACGTTTAATTCGCTTTTTCCCAATTGAAAATGGCCGTTCTGGATGGAAAGATCGTTTTGATTGAAATTCATTTTCAATGCACTTTTAACCAGATGAAGTTTCCTCGGAAGGTAAACAATATCTGCATTGGCAATGTCGATTCTTCCCGATACCACAGGCTTGGTAAAGCTAAAATTATCGATATCGGCCTTGCAGTACAACCGTAAATCGGCCGTACCGTTTTTAAACTCGAAATCCTCCGTTCCTACGGTGTTGTTTAGGTTGGTTAAAGGGAATTGCGAGGTTACTAAACCCGTTGCAATGGGTCTCGCCAGGTTGTTAACCGTGAAAGTATCAATCTTTATTGGCGCATTAAAATAATTGGCTCTAAGCTTATAAAACTTGATAGCCGAATTTTCGTCGCCGATTACGCCTCCAACCGTATCTTGATTGGTAAATGTACCATCGAAATTTGCTGCGGTTAAGGTTCCGGCTGGTATGCTCACCACATTATCTCTAACTGTTATGCCTACTTTGATTAAGGGGTCGCCATATTTGCCCGATCCATCATCTATAATAGTTCCCCTGATATTTATCGGCTTCGCGATGCCGAATTTGAGCAGCTTCGACGATATATTTGGCGATAACAGCAAAGCCACATCTTTAAACAAGATATCGTCGACGGCAATATCAATTGCAAAAGCCGATTTGCCAAGGTCGATCTTTGCACCGATTTTAAACGGGTGACCGCCAATGTTCAGCACTTCAGGATCGAGCATCACTGCATCGAGCTTGCGACTATAATGGGCAGACAGCGTTCCCTCGAGCGATTTGTTTTGTAAAAAACTGCCCTTATTGGTGTTAAACGCAAAGCTGTTAACCTGCGTTTTTAATTTGATTTTGCCCATCCATCCCGTATCAAGGTATTTCATTCGGCCCTGAATCTGATCAATATTGAAATTGAAGAGCTTAAACCTTTTTTTATTGTCTACCGTTAAGTTTACCTTATTAAAATCGATCTTCTTTATCGCTAGGGTCGAATTTTTGGAGGGCGGTTTTTTATCGTCGGCCGGTTTACTGCTTTTGAAAATGCTGGTGTTGCTGTACCCCGATGAGTCCGTATAGATATAGATATTTGCGTTATTTATGGCGATTCGGTTGATGTTGATGTTGCCAACAATGAGCGAGAGCACATTTAACGAAACGTCGATATCTTGAGCCTTTAAAAGATCGTGCCGGTGTTTGGCCCACAAACTGTCGCGAAGTAACACTTCATTTAATGAAATCGAAATGCCCGGAAAGCTTTTTAGCAAAGTAGGCTCCATGCTCGAAGCCGTAATTTTTCCATTGAGGTTTTTGTTTAACTGCGCAAGAATAGAAGTTAAAACCTCCTTTTTGTTGCGGCTGATGTAAAAAGCACCCGCAAGCCAGGTTAACACGATAAGAAGAACAACAACAGAAAGGATTTTAAGCAGAATTTTGAACCAGCGTTTCATGCACATTAATTTGGAGTAACCAATATAATGTTTTTTGTGTCACAATTGTTTGACTTGGAAAAGAATTATAATTTACCGTTGACTGAAGTCAACGGCAATGAGGTCAACGGCAATGAAATAGGAAATGCCTCATCGGCCTGTGCCGTCGTTTTCAACCCAATGTCGTTTAGTTAAGGACAAATCAAAAAACATTGTCACCCTGAGCATTTCGGCTACGCTCAATACAGGCTTAGTCGAAAGGCGATGTTTATTTGTTTCGTCGTGTAAAAAGAGTCTTCGACTCCGCTCAGACTGACGACCATCTTGCATAACTAAATGAATTGAGGTTTTAACCGTCGGGCGGTGTATTACAAAAGATGTGCAAACACAGTAGAATGCCAGCTATTTTTTAAGGGTACTTCCCACTTGTTTTCGAGCTCGGCCAAAGTTTGCACCATGTTGTTAAATACGATGGTTTCGGGAGTGATCTGTTTAATGTTGATCAGGGTTTCAAAGTCTTCTTTATTGTTAACGATTACCTGATCATCAACTTTGTACGCCATATTAAAACGGTTGAATAGATCGACATGGTAATCTTGCTCAATTTCTTTTATTAACCGCACCGAGCTGTCGATAGAACAACCCGTAACGTTAGCCTGGGTTTCATCAACAGTCAAAATGATAAAATAGCCGTAACGAATTTCGGCTCTGGCCAATAATTCATTACCATGGGCTTTCCATTGGTTTGTAAATGCCGCTAATTTTTCGATGATCGCCGTTTCCTCCGCTGAAGAAAATTTACGATCGCTTTGGTACACCCAAACTCTTGATTGTGGAGAAAAACTCATGTTACAAATTTACTATTTTAATTAATTTGGTATGTTCAAAACGTTGTCCCTTATGAAAAAGTTTACACTTGGCTTGAAAATGTCGCTTGCAGCGATTTCCTGCGTGTTTTTCTGTGCTTTTTCCGAACCCGATACACTTATAGAATCGGTAACTGTATTGCAAAAATACTTAACCGATCATTACGATACCAGCCAGGAAAGTGCTACAATTAAGCGGTACGAACTGAATATTACTAACAATGGGTTTTGCCGTTATAAACGCTATTTTAACAGCGGAAAAACCGAATATTTTGCCTTCAAGCTTTCAAAATTT from Pedobacter endophyticus includes:
- the rpsF gene encoding 30S ribosomal protein S6, with protein sequence MNQYETVIVLTPLLSEEAAKEALAKFKAVLTDNGAEIIQEDNWGLRKLAYPIDKKSNGFFSLTEYKSSGELIAKLELELKRDERVLRFLTIRLDKHAVAYNEKKRSGAFNKKTKEVAA
- the rpsR gene encoding 30S ribosomal protein S18 — protein: MAREQIQYVTAPKVEDNRKKYCRFKKNGIKYIDYKDANFLLKFINDQGKLLPRRLTGTSLKFQRKVAQAVKRARHIGLLPFVADQLK
- the rplI gene encoding 50S ribosomal protein L9, giving the protein MEIILKQDIKGLGEKDDVVTVKPGYGRNYLIPQGFGALATVSAKKVLAENLKQAAFKQDKIKKDAEGVAERLTDVKLSIGAKAGESGKIFGAVNTIQIAEALKAQGFEVDRRRITFETEPKFVGEYVANLNLHKEVKVQVPFEVVAE
- a CDS encoding SDR family oxidoreductase; its protein translation is MKVALITGGSKGIGYGIAESLLKAGYRVAITSRTIASANDAAQKLAAHGDVLAIEANVVDFQSQQDAVNLIVEKWGQLDVLIANAGVGHFAPIDELEPHLWRETIDTNLTGVFYSIKASIEELKKAQGYILTISSLAGTNFFAGGAAYNASKFGLTGFTQAIMLDLRKYGVKVSTIMPGSVASHFNDHQPDAENDAWKIQPEDMGKLIVDLLAMPARTLPSKIEIRPTTPKG
- the mtgA gene encoding monofunctional biosynthetic peptidoglycan transglycosylase; the protein is MTKKRSAKSKVKHPLLKRITNIATKVFLYFLLVSVIWVIAYRFINPPITLLMVLRNIERKADGKSFKTEKKWVKFEDMSDNMKRAAVSAEDQLFLKHIGFDMKAIEKAFASNKKGKKIKGGSTISQQTAKNVFLWPGRSYVRKGFEAYFTLLIELFWSKERILEVYLNVIEMGDGIYGAEAAAQEYYGKSCRKLTKRRAALIAACFPNPRRWTPKNATPYIRHRQYLILRNMNRLGPLDF
- a CDS encoding type II toxin-antitoxin system HigB family toxin; this translates as MVKFNFEKQWAFIRFVETHAEYDAVDANTI
- a CDS encoding GNAT family N-acetyltransferase, with amino-acid sequence MKIENCLLSDSDQIIALYDAARKLQVERGMVVWPVFEKSFIESEIREGRQWKIVIDGTIACNWATTFEDKQIWGDKDNNDSVFIHRLCTNPNFRGNRYIDKVVEWAKNYARQLGKQYVRLDTLGNNTKLIEHYTSSGFEFLGIFKLTDTSTLPGHYQREPNCCLFELKL
- the fic gene encoding protein adenylyltransferase Fic, with translation MRNIDGKSLENAYRLFESNNIEKMEIGSAKGLKQIHEYLFAGLYDFAGEVRTKNIAKGGFRFATALYLNEILVKIEQMPENNFEEIIAKYVEMNIAHPFMEGNGRTMRIWLDMLLKTKLKKMVNWQFVDKTLYLQAMERSPINDLELRTLLGNNLTDEINNREVIFKGIEQSYYYEGYTKEDDDE
- a CDS encoding AsmA family protein: MKRWFKILLKILSVVVLLIVLTWLAGAFYISRNKKEVLTSILAQLNKNLNGKITASSMEPTLLKSFPGISISLNEVLLRDSLWAKHRHDLLKAQDIDVSLNVLSLIVGNININRIAINNANIYIYTDSSGYSNTSIFKSSKPADDKKPPSKNSTLAIKKIDFNKVNLTVDNKKRFKLFNFNIDQIQGRMKYLDTGWMGKIKLKTQVNSFAFNTNKGSFLQNKSLEGTLSAHYSRKLDAVMLDPEVLNIGGHPFKIGAKIDLGKSAFAIDIAVDDILFKDVALLLSPNISSKLLKFGIAKPINIRGTIIDDGSGKYGDPLIKVGITVRDNVVSIPAGTLTAANFDGTFTNQDTVGGVIGDENSAIKFYKLRANYFNAPIKIDTFTVNNLARPIATGLVTSQFPLTNLNNTVGTEDFEFKNGTADLRLYCKADIDNFSFTKPVVSGRIDIANADIVYLPRKLHLVKSALKMNFNQNDLSIQNGHFQLGKSELNVNCNIANFANLYYTDPDKILVNLTMHSPQLYLNEFLPILGPRMKQKSASSGSSMKAASKQLSNVLEVSKMNIKLKVDKAIYDKFVARNLNADISLRGEGIYFDKISVAHAGGTLSLNGNIIQQSSSNLFKINSVISHVSVKEFFYSFDNFGQKTITSKNLMGYLSSRVNITGRISHVGKILPRSISGKVIFNLNNAALVNFEPMVNVGKFAFANRNLENIKIRNLDGTLTIRGDKIDISPMQINSSAMNFNVKGTYALGDGTNIAVDIPLRNPKGDENLTKAERREARMRGIVLYLKAIDDGKGGIKIRWNKDHDEDKDKGQDQNKKRDVRIKWD
- a CDS encoding ABC transporter ATPase, coding for MSFSPQSRVWVYQSDRKFSSAEETAIIEKLAAFTNQWKAHGNELLARAEIRYGYFIILTVDETQANVTGCSIDSSVRLIKEIEQDYHVDLFNRFNMAYKVDDQVIVNNKEDFETLINIKQITPETIVFNNMVQTLAELENKWEVPLKNSWHSTVFAHLL